The Methanomicrobiales archaeon HGW-Methanomicrobiales-1 genome includes a region encoding these proteins:
- a CDS encoding glycosyltransferase WbuB encodes MKILLVSTQDYIHHPIPSRHHYIFEELARRHEVHVAHFHVSRGDTRPTRLIVEEATQFPLTSPLLHYTLNAPYHFHIFNKIIREQGIDVVVAAHVLAGTAVIHAAKKYQVPVVFDLKDWFPDSAAAYFKNSIIQETVRKSVWAITKRNLSNSDKITTVSPSLVEKLKKHGFSADLITNGVDTDIFKPMNGAEKRKELGFTADDFIIGFCGSIERWYAIDEMIRALPELIRYHPSTKMLVVGGSLFTDYKAELQELAAGLNVSDRVVFTGTKPYRELPEYIACMDVCTIPLSPPQWGDIALPNKFFEYSACGKPILMRPIPDVTRIGGPNLCVYRTQEDYIAEIKAIMDNPVNFSIDLKNYSWKEKARQFETLLQSIA; translated from the coding sequence GTTGCCCACTTCCATGTCAGCCGGGGGGATACACGCCCCACCCGCCTCATCGTCGAAGAAGCTACACAATTCCCCCTTACCAGTCCGCTATTACATTATACACTCAATGCACCGTATCATTTCCATATATTCAATAAAATTATCCGGGAACAGGGCATAGATGTCGTCGTCGCTGCCCATGTCCTCGCCGGCACAGCAGTCATTCATGCAGCAAAAAAATACCAGGTGCCGGTCGTATTTGATCTCAAGGACTGGTTCCCGGATTCCGCTGCTGCATATTTCAAGAACAGCATTATCCAGGAAACGGTCAGAAAAAGTGTCTGGGCAATTACGAAAAGGAACCTTTCCAATAGCGACAAAATCACTACGGTCTCGCCTTCACTTGTCGAAAAACTCAAAAAACACGGGTTTTCGGCGGATCTGATAACAAACGGTGTGGATACCGATATATTCAAGCCGATGAATGGTGCAGAAAAACGAAAGGAACTCGGTTTTACCGCAGATGATTTTATCATTGGCTTCTGCGGAAGCATTGAACGCTGGTATGCTATTGATGAGATGATCAGGGCTCTTCCAGAGTTGATCCGATACCATCCATCCACAAAAATGCTGGTGGTTGGAGGTTCCCTGTTCACCGATTACAAAGCAGAACTTCAGGAACTCGCTGCGGGATTGAATGTCTCAGATCGTGTTGTTTTTACCGGGACCAAACCCTACCGCGAGCTCCCGGAATATATCGCCTGCATGGATGTCTGCACTATCCCCCTCTCGCCACCCCAATGGGGAGATATTGCACTCCCCAACAAATTCTTTGAATATTCAGCCTGCGGAAAACCAATCCTGATGCGACCAATCCCTGATGTAACCCGCATAGGAGGACCCAATTTGTGTGTCTACCGGACGCAGGAAGATTACATAGCAGAGATTAAAGCCATCATGGATAACCCGGTGAATTTTTCGATTGATCTGAAAAATTATAGCTGGAAAGAAAAAGCACGCCAGTTTGAGACCCTTTTACAGTCGATTGCCTGA